One Oryza brachyantha chromosome 3, ObraRS2, whole genome shotgun sequence DNA segment encodes these proteins:
- the LOC102715749 gene encoding uncharacterized protein LOC102715749, translating to MADKMSTIVMMVDLECDRCYKKIRRVLCKLQDKASIKAISYDEKNSTVTVAGPFDAEEVSDRLCSSAGKVITDIRVVNGSKTKPGAGSAGAAAAKAHANKPAKDGGGGKPEITKTKHVKFEMADDIDGHDHHHHHENRKPKVVTTTALPRMEAPRGEPTMAMAAAMAPVPMPMTMQAPATPSIWPAPAPALEWGHSAPTYGAGWAAPPAGGYYGSGPMYGQPAPPPYYGGGRSPYGGQPQYYDEEPAAGCSVM from the exons ATGGCAGACAAG ATGTCTACAATTGTGATGATGGTGGACCTTGAATGCGACAGATGCTACAAGAAGATCAGAAGGGTCCTCTGCAAGCTCCAAG ATAAAGCAAGCATCAAGGCTATCTCCTACGACGAGAAGAACAGCACGGTGACTGTGGCGGGGCCGTTCGACGCCGAGGAGGTCTCCGACAGGCTCTGCTCCAGCGCCGGCAAGGTCATCACCGACATACGCGTCGTCAATGGCAGCAAGACCAAGCctggcgccggcagcgccggcgctgccgccgccaagGCGCACGCGAACAAGCCCGCCAaggacggtggcggtggaAAGCCGGAGATAACCAAGACGAAGCACGTCAAGTTCGAGATGGCGGACGACATCGACGGccacgaccaccaccaccaccacgaaaACAGGAAACCGAAGGtggtcaccaccaccgccctcCCGCGGATGGAGGCGCCCCGCGGCGAGCCGAcgatggccatggcggcggcgatggcgccggtgCCCATGCCGATGACGATgcaggcgccggcgacgccgtccatctggccggcgccggcgccggcgctggagTGGGGGCACAGCGCCCCGACGTACGGGGCGGGGTGGGCTGCACCGCCGGCAGGCGGGTACTACGGCAGCGGGCCCATGTACGGgcagccggcgccaccgccgtactacggcggcggcaggagccCGTACGGGGGGCAGCCGCAGTACTACGACGAGgagcccgccgccggctgcagcGTCATGTGA
- the LOC102716029 gene encoding uncharacterized protein LOC102716029 gives MEAKAIVAAAVLSTLLLPLFLSQRPRAAVVHLSLPPAALPASATALLEACSRLLDLLTRRNIILLCNAILLIVLRDAGLLACPAARRDGDHASRSAAAAASSPVAATSAAAPPHRRPHAAPPSDIVVWRPARVAVVDVLHVDAGNDDGDRLTRHRRPKGREPATAPYAAPPPAPEENQSYHCLGDHVSAGAIVVVEDANDSPVFDSDHHHSTGEDTHDDAEAHDQFDDDDKEARDHCGGGDDHDVDEMNRRFEEFIINTKRKMQLESLQLQLIMKV, from the coding sequence ATGGAGGCGAaggccatcgtcgccgccgccgtgctctccACGCTCCTGCTCCCCCTGTTCCTGTCGCagcggccgcgcgccgccgtcgtccaccTATCCCTCCCGCCCGCCGCGCTacccgcctccgccaccgcgctgCTCGAGGCCTGCTCCCGGCTTCTTGACCTGCTCACCCGCCGGAACATCATCCTGCTCTGCAACGCCATCCTCCTCATCGTGCTCCGGGacgccggcctcctcgcctGCCCCGCAGCTCGCCGCGACGGCGATCACGCCAGCagaagcgccgccgccgccgcttcctcaCCTGTCGCCGCGACGAGCGCTGCTGCTCCACCGCACCGGCGGCCCCACGCAGCACCGCCGAGTGACATCGTCGTTTGGCGCCCGGCCAGGGTCGCCGTGGTAGACGTGCTGCACGTTGACGCCGGaaacgacgacggcgatcgCCTCACGCGTCATCGTCGCCCGAAGGGCCGCgaaccggcgacggcgccatatgcagcaccgccgccggcaccggaGGAGAATCAGAGCTATCACTGCCTCGGCGACCATGTTTCTGCGGGAGCGATCGTCGTGGTGGAGGATGCCAACGACTCCCCTGTTTTCGACTCTGATCATCATCACTCCACCGGCGAGGACACACACGACGACGCAGAAGCCCACGACCAattcgacgacgacgacaaggaAGCCCGCGAccactgcggcggcggcgacgaccacgACGTGGACGAGATGAACAGGAGGTTTGAGGAGTTCATCATCAACACGAAGAGGAAGATGCAGCTGGAGAGCCTCCAGCTGCAGCTAATCATGAAGGTTTAG